The genomic region TTACCAGATCAATTACCGTTATTTATAGGTGCTACATTGATAGGTGCTTTGATTGGCACAACACTCGGCATAAAGTTTTATACAGCCAATACCATTAAAAAAGTATTAGCATTAGTTTTGGTAATAGCAGGCTTTAAATTGTTGCTTACATAAAACAAAAACCCCCACATACCGCGATATATATGTGGGGAAAAAGCTATCCCAAGGGCTAGTTTTTTTATGAGGTCTTAGCTAAAACAGACGGATGAATTCCAAATCTTGCCTTGAAATTCACTGAGAATCTCCCCAAATGCTTATATCCAACGTCTAAAGCAACATCTGTAGTTTTTCTAGTTTTTTTATGGCTTTTAATTAATTCGTACGCAAGCATTAGTCTTTGTTCTTCGATATATTCAAAAGGCGTTTTCGAAAAATATTTTTGAAATAAAAGCTGAAGCGACCTTTCCGAATACCCCGTAAATGTCTTTAAATCAGCCATAGTTATTTTATTAGAAAGTCTAGAATTAATATATTGCGTAGCTAGCTCTAGCGCTTTGTGAGTATTTACTTGAGTCATTTAGCTGAGAGACATATGGTCAGTGTGGAGAATTACATCTGAAATTTTTAGATCAAGTGCTTTAGCATATTTTTTAACACATAC from Candidatus Methylopumilus universalis harbors:
- a CDS encoding helix-turn-helix transcriptional regulator; protein product: MTQVNTHKALELATQYINSRLSNKITMADLKTFTGYSERSLQLLFQKYFSKTPFEYIEEQRLMLAYELIKSHKKTRKTTDVALDVGYKHLGRFSVNFKARFGIHPSVLAKTS